The following coding sequences lie in one Xylocopa sonorina isolate GNS202 chromosome 7, iyXylSono1_principal, whole genome shotgun sequence genomic window:
- the Ndufb2 gene encoding NADH dehydrogenase (ubiquinone) 1 beta subcomplex, 2, 8kDa produces the protein MLLSRSVPLIRDAYHFSRKIQVTLSSKQSSSKVLYRTPPRPPRRDVIMGEITGGIMYWWVLWNFWHESDHITGHFPYPRPIEWSDEYLGIPPDE, from the exons ATGTTACTTTCACGCAGTGTACCCCTTATAAgggacgcatatcatttcagtaGGAAAATACAGGTGACATTAAGTTCAAAACAATCCTCTTCAAA AGTGCTCTACCGAACACCACCACGACCTCCTCGAAGAGATGTAATTATGGGCGAAATAACAGGAGGAATAATGTATTGGTGGGTTCTCTGGAATTTTTGGCACGAGTCCGATCACATTACA GGTCACTTCCCTTATCCACGTCCAATAGAATGGTCTGATGAATATTTGGGAATTCCACCAGACGAATAA
- the Tektin-a gene encoding tektin A encodes MDSEQERGGADETYDTPCPRVDAIETSGKPPAYFPQPGDELPAQPEKQMDPIGPWATGRVTFTPQDGLTGVRPVVDRYTVTNSGAPQWRAHNEKFFKQSNEKIREAQLAVSNAKRCVDRSYKEADKTQWESTEHLRNRANEVYRWKTELEHVISDITKEIELLEAEHRRVKHSLSVLTIPESIAGEFLQLRSRRLESDLTRDEVEEELTKEVALCSEIRALLNETRKQIEMQLTELKAAKARMEMDWTDKTDAYTIDSQCIELKNDSSLILWKPGVTRFPGEQSTPSSYEHYTRESLTDAEAAKQRSENLRSTLDSIYKNSIKDLRDQATRVDLVLGQKIKLTEDVRLQLEKELLHCLQELANTEMSIEQLRHSTRGLDYAMKVAQTRLANRLQRRNVDNCRDTPQFALVEEVKLLNERTSAVLAELKRAEDTQAGLVKARSDLEHEIIVKRKTLYIDKERGQLLRSFYPTTI; translated from the exons ATGGACTCAGAACAAGAGCGTGGAGGAGCAGATGAAACGTACGATACG CCATGTCCAAGGGTGGATGCTATAGAAACGAGCGGTAAACCACCTGCTTATTTTCCTCAACCCGGAGATGAACTTCCAGCACAACCGGAGAAACAAATGGACCCGATCGGTCCATGGGCAACTGGTCGCGTAACATTTACTCCTCAGGATGGTTTAACGGGGGTCAGGCCAGTTGTTGATCGATATACTGTAACTAATTCTGGGGCACCCCAATGGAGAGCCCATAATGAGAAATTTTTTAAACAATCGAATGAAAAAATTCGAGAAGCTCA GCTTGCTGTAAGTAATGCAAAACGATGCGTTGACCGGTCGTACAAGGAAGCGGACAAGACGCAATGGGAATCGACGGAGCATTTACGAAACCGGGCAAACGAAGTGTATCGTTGGAAAACCGAATTAGAACACGTAATAAGCGATATcactaaggaaatagaattaTTGGAAGCCGAGCATCGACGCGTAAAACATTCTTTGTCAGTTCTCACGATTCCAGAATCTATCGCTGGCGAATTCTTACAATTGCGATCAAGACGATTAGAGTCTGACCTTACAAGAGATGAAGTTGAAGAGGAACTTACCAAG GAAGTAGCTCTTTGCTCGGAAATACGTGCTTTACTTAACGAAACTCGAAAGCAAATTGAAATGCAACTAACCGAATTAAAAGCAGCAAAAGCAAGGATGGAGATGGATTGGACTGATAAAACTGACGCCTACACTATCGATTCCCAATGTATAGAACTGAAGAACGATTCTTCTCTTATATTATGGAAACCTGGAGTTACGAGATTTCCAGGAGA ACAATCAACGCCTTCGAGTTACGAACACTACACTCGAGAAAGTTTGACCGATGCGGAAGCAGCTAAGCAAAGATCCGAAAATTTAAGATCAACTTTGGATTCTATATACAAAAATTCCATTAAGGATCTTCGAGATCAAGCGACCCGGGTAGATCTCGTCTTGGGTCAAAAGATTAAGCTTACGGAGGATGTTCGTCTACAATTAGAGAAGGAACTGCTCCAT TGTTTGCAAGAACTTGCGAATACTGAAATGTCAATAGAACAGCTTCGTCATTCGACAAGAGGACTAGACTACGCAATGAAAGTAGCGCAAACGCGACTCGCAAACAGATTACAACGGCGCAATGTGGATAATTGCCGCGATACTCCTCAGTTTGC ACTTGTAGAAGAAGTGAAATTACTGAATGAACGTACATCGGCCGTGTTGGCGGAATTAAAACGAGCGGAAGACACGCAGGCTGGTTTGGTAAAGGCCCGTAGTGATCTGGAACACGAAATAATCGTAAAACGTAAAACGCTGTATATAGATAAAGAACGAGGACAACTTTTACGCTCATTTTATCCTACCACTATTTAA